The following are encoded together in the Primulina tabacum isolate GXHZ01 chromosome 18, ASM2559414v2, whole genome shotgun sequence genome:
- the LOC142533739 gene encoding pentatricopeptide repeat-containing protein At2g40720-like produces MNIMIISRNISILRPIRVSSHHITGKAKTLVQQGLYLEALHLFSKEPNFPIRTSRFAFPSLLKACAYLSHVLYGESLHSVILKMGLQYDPFITTSLLDMYVKCGWLRSAVNLFDIASQCEVLVQDVVLWNSIIDGLSKNGIYEVGLVHFRRMQLLNVKPDGYTLCILLGSCNRVLDIAYGTEIHAYVIRNAFDDDPFVVTAMIHMYSNFNMPMEAWYVFEKLENNCNMAVWNAMINGFYENGFWINGLKLYSLAKSERLELGSTTFSSVLAACSQGDDIGNGCQIHCDVVKAGFENDPFVSTSLITFYSKCGFLKDAERVFYMVEDKEVEIWNGMISAYVNDGRANDALRIYNKMRFRMVGTNSFTISNTLVACNMIGKSYLGRMIHGELIKKPMMESLTVQSALLTMYSKLGYPKDAHKVFSGMKEKDLVAWGSLMLGTCEDRKFLEVLDLYKAMESDGVKPDPNIIATVIIACTGLNDERLGFCVHGLSIKKGLNLNPFAGSSLIDFYSQCGLPDMAKRVFSNVSLKNLVVWNSLISCYYQNGLPDISISLLSQILQHGLFPDAVSITSVLPAVSSMAGLLKGKAIHGYYIRLQIPDDIQVDNALMDMYIKCGCLNYAQNLFNNMLKRNLVSWNSIIAGFGSHSECHKAIEFFHEMRNLGIEPDEITFLSLISSCNHCGFVEEGLKIFQSMKEYNIGIKMEHYVNMVDLLGRAARFYDAYSLIKNMTITPGRGVWLSLLSSCRVHCNIELGEFAARNLIKMDPNRGSNYVQLLNLYIDTGLQGKAASLRALMREKGLTKIPGCSWIEVKNKVDVFYSGDSSSPSTVMIHETIDNLKNSMNKLDFSMEAGEILFEPG; encoded by the coding sequence ATGAATATCATGATAATTTCTCGAAACATTTCAATTCTTAGGCCAATCCGTGtctcatcacatcatattacaGGAAAAGCCAAAACCTTGGTTCAGCAAGGCCTGTATCTTGAAGCCCTTCATTTATTCTCTAAAGAACCAAATTTTCCTATCAGGACTTCGAGATTCGCATTCCCATCTCTTCTCAAGGCATGTGCTTATCTTTCACATGTCCTTTACGGTGAATCTCTCCATTCCGTAATTCTCAAAATGGGTCTTCAATATGACCCATTCATCACCACTTCACTTCTCGATATGTACGTGAAATGCGGGTGGCTTCGTAGTGCAGTAAACCTGTTTGATATTGCGTCTCAATGTGAAGTTTTAGTTCAGGATGTGGTTCTTTGGAATTCTATCATTGACGGGCTTTCTAAAAATGGGATCTACGAGGTTGGTTTGGTTCATTTTCGTCGGATGCAGTTGTTAAATGTGAAGCCTGATGGTTACACTTTGTGCATTCTTCTTGGATCGTGTAACCGTGTTTTGGATATTGCTTATGGTACAGAAATTCATGCCTACGTGATAAGAAACGCTTTTGATGATGACCCTTTTGTAGTTACTGCCATGATCCATATGTACTCGAATTTTAACATGCCAATGGAAGCTTGGTATGTGTTTGAGAAGTTGGAAAATAACTGCAATATGGCAGTTTGGAATGCAATGATCAatggattttatgaaaatggaTTTTGGATAAATGGCTTGAAATTGTACTCGCTAGCAAAGAGTGAGAGACTCGAGCTTGGATCAACAACGTTTTCCAGCGTGCTGGCAGCTTGCTCACAAGGCGACGATATAGGAAATGGTTGTCAGATACACTGTGATGTGGTTAAGGCAGGTTTTGAGAACGATCCTTTTGTTAGCACTTCTCTCATAACCTTTTACTCCAAGTGTGGATTCCTTAAAGATGCAGAGAGAGTGTTTTATATGGTAGAGGATAAAGAGGTGGAAATATGGAATGGCATGATCTCGGCATATGTTAATGATGGCCGTGCGAATGATGCTTTACGTATCTACAATAAGATGCGATTTAGAATGGTTGGAACCAATTCTTTCACCATATCAAACACTTTGGTGGCATGCAATATGATTGGAAAATCTTATTTGGGCAGGATGATTCATGGCGAATTGATAAAAAAACCAATGATGGAGAGTCTGACTGTACAAAGTGCTCTATTGACAATGTACTCGAAACTTGGGTATCCAAAGGACGCACACAAAGTTTTCAGTGGAATGAAGGAAAAGGACTTAGTAGCTTGGGGCTCTTTGATGTTAGGGACATGTGAAGATAGGAAATTCCTGGAGGTATTAGATTTATAtaaagcaatggaatctgacgGTGTGAAGCCAGATCCTAACATAATAGCAACTGTAATTATTGCTTGCACTGGACTCAATGATGAAAGACTTGGTTTCTGTGTTCATGGATTATCGATAAAGAAAGGATTAAACTTGAATCCTTTTGCGGGTAGCTCTCTGATTGATTTTTATTCTCAATGTGGGCTACCAGATATGGCTAAAAGGGTGTTTTCAAATGTCTCGCTGAAGAATTTGGTGGTTTGGAATTCTTTAATATCATGCTATTACCAGAATGGCCTCCCAGATATTTCCATCAGCCTTCTTTCTCAAATTTTGCAGCATGGCTTGTTCCCAGACGCTGTATCAATTACTAGTGTTCTTCCTGCAGTTTCATCAATGGCAGGATTGCTTAAAGGAAAGGCCATACATGGTTATTATATTCGACTCCAGATTCCTGATGATATTCAAGTTGACAATGCGTTAATGGACATGTATATCAAGTGTGGATGCTTGAACTACGCACAAAATTTGTTCAATAACATGTTGAAAAGAAATCTTGTGTCGTGGAATTCAATTATTGCTGGTTTTGGGTCACACAGCGAATGCCATAAGGCCATCGAGTTTTTCCATGAGATGAGAAATTTAGGAATTGAACCAGATGAAATAACGTTCCTCTCCTTGATTTCCTCTTGCAATCATTGTGGATTTGTTGAAGAAGGTCTGAAAATATTTCAATCCATGAAAGAATACAATATTGGGATTAAAATGGAGCACTATGTAAATATGGTAGACCTCCTAGGACGTGCTGCACGCTTTTATGATGCTTATAGTTTGATAAAAAATATGACAATAACTCCTGGCAGAGGCGTTTGGCTATCTTTGTTGTCTTCTTGTAGAGTTCATTGCAATATTGAGCTCGGTGAATTTGCTGCCAGAAACCTCATCAAAATGGATCCGAACCGAGGCAGCAATTATGTTCAACTGTTAAACTTGTATATAGATACTGGACTACAGGGAAAAGCTGCAAGTTTGAGAGCATTGATGAGGGAGAAAGGGCTGACGAAGATCCCTGGATGTAGTTGGATTGAAGTGaaaaataaggttgatgtttTCTACTCAGGGGATTCGTCTTCTCCTAGTACAGTTATGATTCATGAGACGATTGATAATCTTAAGAATAGCATGAATAAATTGGACTTTAGTATGGAAGCaggtgaaatattatttgagCCAGGATGA
- the LOC142533444 gene encoding transcription factor RF2b-like, translated as MQDPNFKLNQTPSQSSAMRLVHHRRAHSEVKFRMPEHMDLVSDQFDAPEGSFDEMGSVDYLFSTYMDIEKFGGGAGAGCGSAVVDSIAIFNAAETAAEGGYDGDGRRSISGVDRPRHRYSNSVDSSSLMLDESNIEAKTAMSPDKLAELWTLDPKRAKRIMANRQSAARSKERKARYMSELERKVQNLQTEATTLSAQLTLFQRDTTGLSNENTELKLQLQHMEQQARLRDALNEALKQEVDRLRTATGEISSAPSDAIFNTAMHHVPYEPPAFFSHNNSRNVQLPPFHSIHTAMSSHQHPMTTSALGFSDRLHQVDPLGRFQGLDISSRGSNLVKSEGTSLSASESSNTL; from the exons ATGCAAGATCCAAACTTTAAGTTGAACCAAACGCCGTCGCAATCTTCCGCAATGAGGCTGGTTCACCACCGCAGGGCTCATTCGGAGGTGAAGTTCCGGATGCCGGAGCACATGGATCTAGTTTCCGACCAGTTCGATGCTCCGGAGGGGAGTTTTGATGAAATGGGATCTGTGGATTATCTGTTCTCTACTTATATGGATATAGAGAAGTTCGGCGGAGGCGCAGGTGCGGGATGCGGATCTGCGGTTGTAGACTCGATTGCTATATTCAATGCTGCTGAGACGGCTGCGGAAGGCGGTTATGACGGTGACGGAAGGAGGAGTATCAGTGGAGTGGATAGGCCGAGGCATAGGTATAGTAATTCTGTAGATAGTTCGAGTCTAATGCTGGATGAGAGTAACATTGAAGCAAAGACAGCCATGTCTCCTGATAAGCTTGCTGAGTTGTGGACTCTAGACCCCAAACGTGCCAAaag GATTATGGCAAACCGTCAATCTGCTGCTCGATCCAAAGAGAGAAAGGCACGATATATGTCTGAGCTCGAAAGAAAGGTTCAGAATCTTCAAACAGAAGCGACAACTCTCTCTGCACAACTCACACTGTTTCAG AGAGACACAACAGGATTGAGTAATGAAAACACGGAGCTCAAACTTCAGTTACAACACATGGAACAGCAAGCTCGGTTACGCGATG CACTCAACGAAGCACTGAAGCAAGAAGTAGACAGACTCAGAACCGCCACCGGAGAAATATCTTCCGCCCCTTCAGATGCAATTTTCAACACTGCAATGCATCATGTCCCGTACGAACCCCCCGCCTTCTTTTCCCATAACAACTCGAGAAACGTACAACTCCCGCCATTTCATTCCATTCATACTGCCATGTCGAGTCATCAGCATCCTATGACAACGTCCGCACTCGGTTTCTCCGACAGGTTGCACCAGGTCGATCCTTTAGGTCGCTTCCAAGGTCTTGATATCAGTAGCAGAGGCTCCAATCTTGTCAAATCTGAAGGCACTTCTCTTTCTGCCAGTGAAAGCAGCAACACATTGTGA
- the LOC142533325 gene encoding CBL-interacting protein kinase 2-like: MENKGNILMKKYDVGRLLGQGSFAKVYYGRNLKTGQSVAIKVIDKEKVLKIGLMNQTKREISVMGLIKHENIVQFYEVMATKTKIFFVMEYAKGGELFHKVSQGKLKDDVARKYFQQLICAVYFCHTRGVYHRDLKPENLLLDENGNLKVSDFGLNALSESKRRDGLLHTTCGTPAYVAPEVISRKGYDGAKADIWSCGVILFVMLAGYLPFHDSNVIEMYRKISMAEYKCPHWFPPEVRRLLSRILDPNPHTRISIGRIMENTWFRKGFKSNYARTEVGDSEKPPVETDAVLGPSCCDTRPGKKMEFARPSILNAFDIISLSTGFDLSGLFVDNDKKDEVLFTSAKPACDIMSKLEEIACHLKLKVKKKDEGSMRLEMSKEGRNGTLTINAEIFEITSSFHYVEVKKCNGDTMEYREMLKMTIKPALKEIVWAWKGEQYH, from the coding sequence ATGGAGAACAAGGGAAACATATTGATGAAGAAATATGATGTCGGAAGGTTGTTAGGACAAGGTAGTTTTGCCAAAGTTTACTATGGTAGGAACCTTAAAACAGGACAGAGTGTGGCGATTAAGGTTATCGATAAAGAAAAGGTGTTGAAAATTGGACTTATGAACCAGACCAAGAGAGAGATATCTGTTATGGGATTGATCAAACATGAAAATATAGTTCAGTTTTACGAAGTAATGGCTACAAAAACAAAGATTTTCTTCGTGATGGAATACGCTAAAGGTGGGGAGCTTTTTCACAAGGTTTCCCAGGGGAAACTCAAGGACGACGTTGCAAGGAAATACTTTCAGCAACTGATATGTGCTGTCTACTTCTGTCACACAAGGGGTGTTTATCATCGTGATCTGAAACCTGAAAAtcttttattggatgaaaatgGGAATCTTAAAGTATCGGATTTTGGGTTGAATGCACTTTCAGAATCCAAGAGACGGGATGGTTTGCTCCACACAACTTGCGGAACCCCAGCATATGTTGCTCCTGAAGTGATCAGCAGAAAAGGTTATGATGGAGCAAAAGCTGATATTTGGTCATGTGGGGTGATTTTATTCGTTATGCTTGCTGGTTATCTTCCATTCCACGACTCGAATGTCATAGAGATGTATAGGAAGATATCAATGGCCGAGTATAAATGTCCTCACTGGTTCCCTCCTGAAGTTCGGAGGCTACTTTCAAGGATCCTTGATCCAAATCCCCACACTAGGATTTCTATAGGTAGAATCATGGAAAACACGTGGTTTCGAAAGGGTTTTAAATCCAACTATGCAAGGACTGAAGTCGGGGACAGTGAAAAGCCTCCTGTTGAAACTGATGCAGTTCTTGGACCTTCTTGCTGTGATACTCGTCCCGGAAAGAAAATGGAGTTTGCAAGACCTtctattttaaatgcatttgacATCATCTCTCTCTCCACAGGATTTGACTTGTCTGGTTTGTTTGTGGACAATGACAAAAAGGACGAAGTTCTATTTACATCAGCAAAACCAGCGTGTGATATCATGTCAAAACTCGAGGAAATTGCCTGTCATCTAAAGTTGaaagtgaagaagaaggatgaagGGTCGATGAGATTAGAGATGTCTAAGGAAGGTAGAAATGGTACTTTAACGATCAATGCCGAAATATTTGAAATCACTTCATCCTTCCATTACGTCGAGGTGAAGAAGTGTAATGGTGATACGATGGAATATAgagaaatgctgaaaatgactATAAAACCAGCTCTTAAAGAGATTGTTTGGGCTTGGAAAGGTGAGCAATATCACTAA
- the LOC142533734 gene encoding superoxide dismutase [Mn], mitochondrial-like isoform X2: protein MATAESQGFRGLLKLSLPDLPYDYDALEPAISGEIMRLHHQKHHLAYVTNYNKALDQLDDAVSTGDAATVVKLQSAIKFNGGGHVNHTIFWKNLAPVKEGGGEPPKGPLSAAIDNEFGSLEALIQKMNAEGAAVQGSGWVWLGVDKELKRLVVDTTMNQDRIWFLCSGSMSGSTHTICSTKTRDRIT from the exons ATGGCTACTGCTGAATCCCAAGGGTTTCGTGGACTGCTCAAGCTATCGCTTCCCGATCTACCCTACGATTACGATGCACTGGAACCCGCCATCAGCGGTGAGATCATGCGGCTCCACCACCAGAAGCACCACCTGGCTTATGTCACCAATTACAACAAGGCTCTGGACCAGCTAGACGACGCCGTTTCCACCGGAGATGCCGCCACCGTCGTCAAGTTGCAGAGCGCCATCAAGTTCAATGGAGGAG GTCATGTAAATCACACAATTTTCTGGAAGAATCTTGCACCCGTTAAG GAAGGTGGTGGTGAGCCTCCAAAGGGTCCTTTAAGCGCCGCCATCGACAACGAATTCGGGTCCTTGGAAGCTCTAATTCAGAAGATGAATGCAGAAGGAGCTGCAGTACAAGGCTCCGGATGGGTG TGGCTCGGCGTGGACAAAGAACTGAAGCGGCTAGTGGTTGACACCACTATGAATCAG GATCGAATTTGGTTCCTCTGCTCGGGATCGATGTCTGGGAGCACGCATACTATTTGCAG TACAAAAACGCGAGACCGGATTACCTAA
- the LOC142533734 gene encoding superoxide dismutase [Mn], mitochondrial-like isoform X1, whose protein sequence is MATAESQGFRGLLKLSLPDLPYDYDALEPAISGEIMRLHHQKHHLAYVTNYNKALDQLDDAVSTGDAATVVKLQSAIKFNGGGHVNHTIFWKNLAPVKEGGGEPPKGPLSAAIDNEFGSLEALIQKMNAEGAAVQGSGWVWLGVDKELKRLVVDTTMNQDPLVTKGSNLVPLLGIDVWEHAYYLQYKNARPDYLKNIWNVMNWRYASQVYDKECP, encoded by the exons ATGGCTACTGCTGAATCCCAAGGGTTTCGTGGACTGCTCAAGCTATCGCTTCCCGATCTACCCTACGATTACGATGCACTGGAACCCGCCATCAGCGGTGAGATCATGCGGCTCCACCACCAGAAGCACCACCTGGCTTATGTCACCAATTACAACAAGGCTCTGGACCAGCTAGACGACGCCGTTTCCACCGGAGATGCCGCCACCGTCGTCAAGTTGCAGAGCGCCATCAAGTTCAATGGAGGAG GTCATGTAAATCACACAATTTTCTGGAAGAATCTTGCACCCGTTAAG GAAGGTGGTGGTGAGCCTCCAAAGGGTCCTTTAAGCGCCGCCATCGACAACGAATTCGGGTCCTTGGAAGCTCTAATTCAGAAGATGAATGCAGAAGGAGCTGCAGTACAAGGCTCCGGATGGGTG TGGCTCGGCGTGGACAAAGAACTGAAGCGGCTAGTGGTTGACACCACTATGAATCAG GATCCCCTGGTTACTAAAGGATCGAATTTGGTTCCTCTGCTCGGGATCGATGTCTGGGAGCACGCATACTATTTGCAG TACAAAAACGCGAGACCGGATTACCTAAAGAACATATGGAATGTGATGAACTGGAGATATGCTAGCCAAGTTTATGACAAAGAGTGCCCTTGA